In candidate division WWE3 bacterium, the following are encoded in one genomic region:
- a CDS encoding RluA family pseudouridine synthase, producing the protein MISIIYEDSSILVINKPSGMVVNRSETTRDEETLFDWILKNTTWLLGTPNEEFNDRHGVVHRLDKETSGLLIIAKDPTSFLNLQAQFKNHEVKKEYTTLVAGLFDSLEPFTVNAPLARNLRNRFKYGIVEGGRTAITNFVVNKQWSRSANSYALLSAFPETGRTHQIRVHLAALNHPVLGDTLYGSKVANKEYAKLLSKTQLQTRMFLHAAKIDFCHPVTGSVMHLESALPGELAEVISILG; encoded by the coding sequence GTGATTTCCATTATTTACGAAGATTCTTCCATTCTCGTCATTAATAAACCTTCAGGCATGGTAGTTAACCGCAGTGAAACAACTCGCGACGAAGAAACGCTATTTGACTGGATTCTTAAGAACACTACCTGGCTGCTGGGGACCCCAAATGAGGAATTTAACGACCGTCATGGTGTCGTTCATCGACTGGATAAAGAAACTTCAGGACTTTTGATCATCGCCAAAGATCCCACGTCTTTTCTAAACTTACAAGCCCAATTCAAGAACCATGAGGTCAAAAAAGAGTACACCACCCTCGTCGCCGGACTCTTCGACTCACTCGAACCATTCACTGTGAATGCCCCGCTCGCACGCAATTTACGTAATCGATTCAAATATGGTATCGTCGAGGGAGGGCGGACTGCTATCACCAACTTCGTTGTAAACAAGCAATGGTCAAGGTCCGCTAATAGTTATGCTTTGTTGTCAGCCTTTCCTGAGACCGGCCGAACCCATCAAATTCGGGTCCATTTGGCGGCCCTTAACCATCCGGTTCTGGGCGACACTTTGTACGGTTCTAAAGTGGCTAACAAAGAATACGCCAAACTGCTCAGCAAAACTCAATTACAGACCCGGATGTTCCTGCACGCCGCCAAAATCGACTTTTGCCATCCCGTTACCGGGTCAGTAATGCATTTAGAATCGGCGCTTCCGGGGGAGTTAGCGGAGGTAATTTCGATTTTGGGATGA
- a CDS encoding response regulator, which yields MTQTVLLVEDEGDIREVYAEILRDGGYTVVEAVDGEEALLKSSLVNWDIMLLDIMLPKVDGLEVLKRIRSDAKDSHKPVILLTNLGRESIIKEGFELGANGYLIKSELTPDQVVAEVKGFLGK from the coding sequence ATGACCCAAACTGTCCTGTTAGTTGAAGATGAGGGCGATATTCGCGAAGTGTACGCCGAGATTTTGCGCGACGGCGGTTATACTGTGGTGGAAGCGGTGGACGGCGAGGAGGCTTTGTTAAAATCATCCTTGGTTAATTGGGATATTATGTTGCTTGACATTATGCTTCCCAAAGTCGATGGTTTAGAGGTTCTTAAGAGAATCCGTAGTGACGCCAAAGATTCCCATAAACCGGTTATTCTGCTTACTAATCTGGGCCGGGAATCTATCATCAAGGAGGGCTTTGAGCTGGGGGCCAATGGGTATCTTATTAAGTCAGAATTAACGCCGGATCAAGTGGTAGCCGAGGTTAAAGGGTTTTTGGGCAAGTGA
- a CDS encoding TraR/DksA family transcriptional regulator produces the protein MAVLYFVVILLICFFILWRCLRNLGYSTQSIFDLFLFLAVITAIFGIIIRPIYLPATYLVGLLGFFWLVKRRKWSVFEVGDRLSLALSLGLLGLTSYTLITTSYIRPIPVIAAVAILSLLGGSFKIAILRGYRLFIFMLVSLPLLYDGGRYTLTFLVAIAILAVIGIWRRVRLKLPMDLMAQLKDKLFKKDAAIKEAQLKLPQDDPFLVKGRVDDNAPEDEVDEQLGHDQIIAETSFLAKTKLQVDKALGRVKSGQYGKCERCGQKIDPKRLEIDPAATLCIKCAIKSESNL, from the coding sequence ATGGCCGTTCTGTATTTCGTTGTTATCTTACTGATCTGCTTCTTTATATTGTGGCGATGTTTGCGAAATTTAGGTTATTCCACTCAATCAATTTTCGATTTATTTCTGTTTTTAGCCGTCATCACGGCTATTTTTGGGATTATTATTCGGCCAATTTATCTTCCGGCGACTTATTTAGTCGGTCTTTTAGGTTTCTTCTGGCTGGTAAAGCGCCGTAAATGGAGTGTTTTTGAAGTAGGGGATCGTTTAAGTTTGGCCTTGTCGTTGGGACTGCTGGGCCTAACGTCCTATACTCTGATTACAACAAGCTATATTAGACCGATTCCGGTAATCGCGGCAGTCGCGATTTTATCGCTTCTCGGCGGGAGCTTTAAAATAGCTATACTGCGGGGCTATCGCTTGTTTATTTTTATGCTGGTTAGTCTGCCGCTTCTTTACGATGGAGGCAGATACACCTTGACTTTTTTGGTAGCAATTGCCATATTAGCAGTGATTGGAATTTGGCGCCGAGTTCGTTTAAAATTACCTATGGATTTAATGGCTCAGTTAAAAGATAAATTGTTTAAAAAGGATGCGGCTATCAAAGAGGCACAATTAAAGCTGCCTCAAGATGACCCTTTTTTAGTAAAAGGTCGGGTAGACGATAACGCCCCGGAAGACGAGGTTGACGAGCAATTGGGGCATGATCAAATAATTGCCGAGACCAGCTTTTTAGCCAAGACCAAATTACAAGTCGATAAGGCTTTAGGGCGAGTTAAATCCGGTCAATACGGAAAATGTGAGCGTTGCGGGCAAAAGATCGATCCAAAACGCCTGGAAATCGATCCGGCCGCTACTTTATGCATTAAATGCGCCATTAAATCAGAAAGTAATTTATGA
- a CDS encoding trypsin-like peptidase domain-containing protein: MKNSKKILGIFIVSLVVVTGGVLGLVYQKRLNLNLSNNPISSFFARLTKPVVIQNNTVTVVDEESAVISAVTKVSPAVVSVVTQSTSFDPFSGQQSSGTQGIGTGFIVRSDGVILTNKHVVADPNVAYTVVLKDKTSYPVKKVFLDPSNDLAIIKIDATNLPTVELGDSSKLKVGQGVIAIGNALGRFDNTVTKGVVSALGRGITAGSGNPFDQTTENLADVIQTDASMNPGNSGGPLVNLSGQVIGIDSAVSGGAQGIGFALPINSAKPVISSFEATGRIVRPYMGVVYELVTPDLTTFTRLPVGALVRSAVAGSPAEKAGIKPGDVILSISGEKIDENTTLVNAILKHQVGETVPVVIDRSGAKLTLQVTLVEIPAK, encoded by the coding sequence ATGAAAAATTCTAAAAAGATTCTCGGCATCTTCATCGTCTCTTTGGTCGTTGTCACTGGTGGGGTATTAGGTCTTGTCTATCAAAAACGTCTTAATTTAAATTTGAGTAACAATCCGATCAGCAGTTTCTTCGCGCGTCTAACTAAGCCCGTGGTCATCCAGAACAACACCGTCACCGTGGTTGATGAAGAGTCGGCCGTCATAAGCGCTGTCACTAAGGTCTCCCCAGCGGTCGTTTCGGTCGTCACCCAAAGCACTTCTTTCGATCCCTTTTCCGGCCAACAATCATCAGGCACGCAGGGGATTGGAACGGGCTTTATTGTTCGTAGTGACGGGGTTATCCTCACTAACAAGCACGTGGTCGCCGATCCTAACGTGGCTTATACCGTGGTCCTCAAGGACAAAACCAGCTACCCGGTCAAAAAAGTCTTTCTAGATCCCAGTAATGACTTAGCGATTATCAAAATTGACGCCACAAATTTGCCGACGGTCGAACTCGGAGACTCGTCTAAACTCAAAGTCGGTCAAGGGGTGATTGCCATTGGCAACGCTTTGGGGCGTTTTGATAACACTGTTACTAAAGGCGTCGTCTCCGCGTTAGGGCGCGGCATTACAGCTGGCTCTGGCAATCCATTTGATCAGACGACGGAAAATCTGGCGGATGTTATCCAAACGGACGCCTCGATGAACCCAGGGAATAGCGGTGGCCCTCTGGTCAACTTATCCGGTCAAGTTATCGGCATCGATTCAGCGGTTAGCGGCGGGGCTCAAGGAATTGGTTTCGCTCTTCCCATCAACTCTGCTAAGCCGGTGATTAGCAGCTTTGAGGCGACTGGCCGGATCGTCCGGCCTTATATGGGTGTTGTTTACGAATTAGTCACACCGGACCTCACGACCTTCACGCGCCTGCCTGTCGGAGCCCTGGTAAGAAGTGCCGTCGCAGGGTCGCCCGCCGAAAAGGCCGGTATTAAGCCCGGTGACGTTATTTTAAGCATTAGCGGCGAAAAAATTGACGAGAACACCACCTTGGTTAATGCTATTTTAAAGCACCAAGTAGGGGAGACAGTGCCGGTTGTTATCGACAGAAGCGGCGCTAAGCTGACTCTGCAGGTCACACTGGTCGAAATTCCGGCAAAGTGA
- a CDS encoding S41 family peptidase: MNFKRFQIVIFLISFAVIGSVLGYKFGRSGFLVELAASKSPITVLNQNPKDQTVDFSLFWKAWDILNRDYYKKPLDAQKLLYGAISGLYASTGDPYTTFLNPDQNKVMTGALDGQYEGVGVELAIKNSQLIVVAPLDGSPAIAAGVKSGDYILAINGKSTAGVALTDAVSLIRGSAGSNVTLKLQHDGGSPVDIVITRGKITVKSVTWKEASTSAGLAVPVIRISRFGDTTSTEWDSVVADITSKLPGFKKLVIDLRGNPGGYIDAANHISGEFVSSGIVMQEESGVGITETITVPADRNSKWVGKQVVILIDGGSASASEILTGALIDRAKAITVGEKSFGKGVMQSVADLSGGASAHITVAKWLTPNGTWVHEKGFTPNYVVAITDADITAGRDPQLDKALSL, encoded by the coding sequence ATGAATTTTAAAAGATTTCAAATCGTAATTTTTTTAATCTCTTTTGCAGTCATAGGCTCGGTCCTAGGCTACAAGTTTGGTCGGAGTGGCTTTTTAGTTGAACTGGCGGCTTCAAAGTCCCCAATTACCGTTCTTAACCAAAATCCCAAAGATCAAACGGTCGATTTTAGTTTGTTTTGGAAAGCGTGGGATATTTTAAATCGTGACTACTATAAAAAGCCGCTGGACGCTCAAAAACTGCTCTACGGCGCCATTTCCGGTCTTTATGCCTCAACCGGCGACCCGTATACCACTTTCTTAAATCCCGATCAAAACAAAGTGATGACCGGGGCTTTAGATGGTCAATACGAGGGAGTCGGGGTGGAACTAGCTATAAAAAATAGTCAGCTTATTGTCGTGGCGCCACTAGATGGCTCACCAGCTATTGCCGCCGGGGTTAAGTCTGGCGATTATATTTTAGCGATTAACGGCAAAAGTACCGCCGGAGTGGCTTTAACCGACGCTGTTTCTCTAATCCGTGGCAGCGCCGGAAGCAATGTCACTCTCAAATTGCAGCATGATGGCGGATCTCCGGTTGACATCGTCATAACTCGCGGCAAGATCACTGTTAAAAGCGTTACTTGGAAAGAGGCGTCTACTAGTGCTGGTCTTGCGGTCCCGGTGATTCGGATCTCTCGTTTTGGTGATACTACTTCAACCGAATGGGATAGCGTTGTCGCTGATATCACTTCTAAACTTCCCGGATTTAAAAAACTCGTCATCGATCTTCGCGGCAATCCCGGCGGTTACATTGACGCCGCCAACCACATTTCCGGCGAATTTGTGTCATCAGGAATTGTTATGCAGGAAGAAAGTGGCGTCGGTATTACAGAGACGATTACCGTGCCCGCCGATCGAAACAGTAAATGGGTGGGGAAGCAGGTTGTCATCTTGATTGATGGTGGCAGCGCCTCCGCGTCAGAGATATTGACCGGCGCTTTGATTGACCGCGCCAAAGCCATCACAGTAGGGGAGAAGAGCTTTGGCAAAGGCGTTATGCAAAGTGTGGCTGATCTAAGCGGCGGCGCCTCGGCTCACATCACGGTTGCTAAGTGGTTAACGCCAAACGGCACTTGGGTTCATGAAAAAGGTTTTACGCCGAACTATGTTGTTGCTATTACTGATGCCGATATTACCGCTGGCCGTGATCCACAACTCGACAAAGCGTTGTCTTTGTAA
- the rpsR gene encoding 30S ribosomal protein S18: MLRAFKRQKIADECGFCKDNVAPSFKDVVRLKRYLTERHLIVPRKYSSVCASHQRQYAAAVKNARFLALIPYTDVHAL, encoded by the coding sequence ATGCTTAGAGCTTTTAAAAGACAAAAAATTGCGGACGAGTGCGGCTTTTGTAAAGACAACGTTGCGCCGTCATTTAAAGACGTCGTTCGTCTTAAGCGCTATTTAACAGAGCGTCATCTTATCGTGCCTCGTAAATACAGCAGCGTCTGCGCTTCTCATCAGCGGCAATACGCCGCCGCCGTTAAGAATGCCCGTTTCCTCGCTTTGATTCCCTATACCGACGTTCACGCCCTCTAA
- the ssb gene encoding single-stranded DNA-binding protein: MSSKSLNVAMIIGNLVRDPEMRYTPSGRPVTSFSVATNRSWTPVGGTTQEATEYHNVVTWAKLAEICNQFLKKGAKVYVSGRLQTHNWEDLQKVKHYRTEIIADDVIFLGGTRMGEGPIPAANMPAASEGSESGPAPEAMPTPSVDNRPTGAEDVDLGDGSPMPF, from the coding sequence ATGTCTTCTAAATCTTTAAATGTCGCAATGATCATTGGAAACTTGGTGCGGGATCCCGAGATGCGCTACACGCCTTCCGGTCGCCCTGTTACCTCATTTTCCGTCGCTACTAATCGCAGCTGGACGCCGGTCGGAGGGACTACTCAAGAAGCGACTGAATATCACAACGTTGTGACCTGGGCAAAGCTCGCGGAAATTTGCAATCAATTTCTTAAAAAAGGTGCCAAAGTTTACGTGTCCGGCCGCTTGCAAACCCATAATTGGGAAGACTTGCAAAAGGTAAAGCATTACCGCACCGAAATTATTGCTGATGACGTCATCTTTTTAGGCGGTACCCGAATGGGCGAGGGCCCTATTCCTGCCGCCAATATGCCGGCTGCGTCTGAAGGATCAGAATCCGGTCCTGCGCCAGAAGCGATGCCGACTCCGTCAGTTGACAACCGTCCCACCGGAGCGGAAGATGTAGATCTGGGAGATGGCAGCCCGATGCCGTTCTAA
- the rpsF gene encoding 30S ribosomal protein S6 codes for MNYELALILKGIDSIVPVRKLLEKAKVKIVKEDDMGKRRLAYKINDLTDGYYMFWTVSGDNKTVIELSKNFKLNADVVRFLFTKSS; via the coding sequence ATGAATTACGAATTGGCGTTAATTTTAAAAGGAATTGATTCGATCGTCCCGGTTAGAAAGCTTTTGGAAAAAGCTAAAGTTAAAATCGTTAAGGAAGATGATATGGGCAAGCGTCGTTTAGCCTACAAGATTAACGATTTAACTGACGGTTACTACATGTTTTGGACTGTTAGTGGTGATAATAAGACAGTCATTGAGCTCTCAAAGAACTTTAAACTTAATGCCGATGTCGTAAGGTTTTTATTTACTAAATCGTCCTAA
- the ychF gene encoding redox-regulated ATPase YchF, producing MNISIGIVGLPNVGKSTLFNALLKRQIAEAANYPFCTIEPNVGVVEVPDHRLQVLYDMVKDRDTKIIPAVVKFVDIAGLVKGAASGEGLGNQFLSHIRECQMILEVVRDFSDENVIRAGAENPESDMATIKTELILKDLETVTKLSNNKQQKTVNKLDLVRGSAADKLLTGLNQGLAASEVILSEEEMVEAKNWQLLTMKPIVYVLNVDESRTHLDASLQVVSLSISAKMESELSALSDLEQKEYLAGLGLSESGLDRVIKICFHTLGLQTFLTAGPKEVRAWTIRQGAKGPEAAGAIHGDFERGFISAEVCHYDDYIAVGGWSKAKELGKVRLEGREYVMKEGDIVEFRFSV from the coding sequence ATGAATATTTCAATTGGCATCGTCGGTCTTCCGAACGTTGGGAAGTCAACATTATTTAATGCACTATTAAAGAGGCAGATTGCCGAGGCGGCGAATTATCCTTTTTGTACTATTGAGCCGAATGTTGGGGTGGTCGAAGTTCCTGATCATCGTCTCCAAGTTCTTTATGACATGGTAAAAGACCGCGACACGAAGATTATTCCGGCGGTCGTTAAGTTTGTGGACATTGCCGGCTTAGTCAAAGGCGCCGCATCTGGCGAAGGCCTTGGTAATCAGTTTTTAAGCCATATTCGGGAGTGCCAAATGATTCTGGAAGTAGTTCGGGATTTTAGTGACGAAAACGTGATTCGGGCGGGAGCCGAAAATCCTGAGAGCGACATGGCCACGATTAAAACGGAGTTGATTTTAAAGGATTTAGAAACGGTTACTAAGTTATCAAATAACAAACAACAAAAAACAGTTAACAAATTAGATTTGGTGCGTGGGTCTGCGGCAGATAAACTTTTAACAGGTTTGAATCAGGGTTTGGCTGCGTCGGAGGTTATTTTATCCGAAGAGGAAATGGTGGAAGCTAAAAATTGGCAGTTGCTCACCATGAAGCCGATTGTGTATGTTTTGAATGTCGACGAATCGAGGACGCATCTTGATGCGTCCCTACAGGTGGTATCGTTGTCAATTTCAGCAAAGATGGAATCAGAACTCTCTGCGTTGTCAGACTTAGAGCAGAAAGAATATCTCGCTGGTTTGGGTCTTTCTGAATCCGGTTTAGACAGGGTCATTAAAATCTGCTTTCACACACTCGGTCTTCAAACTTTCCTCACGGCTGGTCCTAAGGAAGTTCGGGCCTGGACGATTCGGCAGGGTGCGAAGGGGCCAGAGGCGGCCGGAGCCATTCACGGCGACTTTGAACGCGGTTTTATTTCAGCCGAAGTTTGTCATTATGACGATTACATAGCCGTCGGCGGTTGGTCGAAAGCGAAAGAGTTAGGCAAGGTGCGACTGGAGGGTCGAGAATATGTAATGAAAGAGGGGGATATTGTGGAGTTTAGATTCAGCGTGTAA
- a CDS encoding NYN domain-containing protein — protein MNKTFAFIDSQNLNLGIRSQGWKLDWRKFRLYLRNKYNVSEAYLFIGYKPGNGALYTELQKMDYLVILKPTMELPDGTVKGNVDAELVLHSMIQFENYEKGIIVSGDGDFFCLVEYLALKNKLLHLFTPNKHYSKLFKPYSGFVVRADQLRGSLEMLTTGIGVRSKP, from the coding sequence GTGAATAAAACTTTCGCATTTATAGATAGTCAGAATTTAAATTTAGGAATTAGATCTCAGGGTTGGAAATTGGACTGGCGAAAGTTCAGGCTGTATCTTCGGAATAAATATAACGTTTCGGAAGCTTACTTATTTATTGGTTATAAACCTGGTAATGGGGCACTTTATACTGAACTTCAGAAAATGGATTACTTGGTAATTCTTAAACCAACGATGGAATTACCGGACGGGACAGTAAAAGGTAACGTGGATGCTGAACTGGTTTTACATTCCATGATTCAATTCGAAAATTATGAAAAGGGCATTATTGTATCCGGTGATGGAGACTTTTTTTGTTTAGTAGAATATTTAGCTTTAAAAAATAAATTATTACACTTGTTTACTCCAAATAAACATTATTCGAAACTATTTAAGCCGTACTCTGGGTTTGTGGTTAGAGCGGATCAATTAAGAGGTAGTTTAGAAATGTTAACGACTGGCATCGGCGTTCGGTCGAAACCTTAG
- a CDS encoding pitrilysin family protein, with translation MHFDYAKKDLPNGVRLRALPIPGSSTVTFAVLVGAGSRQESAETSGIAHFIEHNVFKGTPLLPYSQAISNAIEGIGGINNAFTGYEFTGYWAKSAASKLDRLVFVVSDIFLNPLFPGKDLEIERGNVIEELNMYEDQPMEKVEQEFLSLVFKGHPLGQKIVGTKENLQRFSKADLEKFRSEFYDPKRVVVIAAGDLDSSSFFNLVEPIFKDFNLGQKFSEIPYVTSQAGLQVKVINRKLDQAHLYLGWRGLDDNDERAEILEVANDILGGGMASRLFNKIRDQLGLAYYIRSNAESFKDTGLWTASAGVTVDRYQEALVAIVTEFKNIAISGVTEAELTRSKEHLKGILALSLETSDKVMNYYGLQELTRQKLETPEETIAKIDAVTLEDIQTLASELIKNSKLTVCLLGPFDEALETARIQEILSK, from the coding sequence ATGCATTTTGATTACGCTAAAAAAGATCTTCCCAACGGCGTCCGTCTTCGCGCTCTGCCAATTCCCGGCAGTTCTACCGTCACTTTTGCCGTTCTCGTGGGGGCGGGGAGCCGTCAAGAATCCGCGGAAACATCCGGTATCGCGCACTTCATTGAGCACAATGTCTTTAAGGGCACGCCGTTACTTCCTTACAGCCAAGCAATTTCTAACGCCATAGAAGGCATTGGCGGCATTAACAACGCTTTTACCGGCTACGAATTTACCGGCTATTGGGCGAAGAGCGCCGCCAGCAAGCTAGACCGTTTGGTCTTCGTCGTTTCCGACATTTTCCTAAATCCATTATTTCCCGGCAAAGACTTGGAAATCGAGCGCGGTAACGTCATCGAAGAACTCAACATGTACGAAGATCAGCCTATGGAAAAAGTCGAACAAGAATTCTTGTCACTCGTCTTCAAAGGCCATCCTCTGGGCCAAAAGATAGTTGGTACCAAAGAGAATTTACAACGTTTTTCTAAAGCGGACTTAGAGAAGTTTCGGTCAGAATTTTATGATCCTAAACGTGTCGTCGTCATTGCCGCTGGTGACCTTGATTCTTCGTCATTCTTTAATTTAGTCGAACCTATTTTTAAAGATTTTAATCTTGGTCAAAAGTTCTCCGAAATTCCTTACGTGACTAGTCAAGCTGGTCTGCAAGTCAAGGTCATCAACCGGAAACTTGACCAAGCCCATCTATATTTAGGTTGGCGTGGGCTAGATGACAACGACGAACGAGCGGAGATTTTAGAAGTTGCCAACGACATTTTAGGGGGCGGTATGGCTAGCCGTTTATTTAACAAAATTCGCGATCAGCTAGGTTTAGCCTATTACATCCGCAGCAACGCCGAGAGTTTTAAAGATACGGGACTGTGGACGGCTTCGGCCGGCGTCACTGTTGACCGTTATCAAGAAGCTTTAGTTGCTATCGTCACCGAGTTTAAAAATATCGCAATTTCTGGCGTCACTGAAGCGGAATTAACCAGGTCAAAAGAACATCTTAAAGGCATTTTAGCCTTAAGTTTGGAGACTAGCGACAAAGTCATGAATTACTATGGCCTGCAAGAGCTGACTCGTCAGAAACTCGAAACGCCGGAAGAAACGATCGCCAAGATCGACGCTGTCACTTTGGAGGACATTCAGACCCTGGCGTCAGAACTGATTAAGAATAGCAAACTTACCGTATGTCTTCTCGGGCCCTTCGATGAAGCCCTAGAAACAGCGAGAATACAAGAAATATTATCCAAGTAA
- a CDS encoding transglycosylase domain-containing protein, translating into MEKFIRILWNYYLKIVEVFLILIFSPINWGILAYLKLKRTLQTSIKLMVREIGVINSVILTRLIVLKKSIAKNEAVIKGYLADRQKKLKYKIIWEYKDLLVSAAELQAKIRITIINFIKLIKRIIKRRPKAALAPKRTQLAVKKANLTIPNNKGLAAYKITASILISISLILTTANGAYAFYQLILKDLPSPETLSTNQPDLTTKILDRNGVLLYKIHGPQNRTWITLSDIPKTLTEATISMEDKDFYTNPGFSVSGIVRAAVTQARGGAVQGGSTITQQLVKNVFLTPDRTIVRKTKELILAVETERHYSKDQILEMYLNINGYGGSSYGVEEAAQEYFGISARNLDLAQSALLAGLTASPTTYSPFGVHPEMAKERQRLVLQRMLEDGKITYDQMEAAVSEPLNIKPQVDRILAPHFVMWVKQLLVDRYGEDVVDKGGLTVKTSLDINLQNMVQTEVQTQLGILKFENVTNGAAMITKPATGEVLAMVGSRDYFDLQHDGNVNVALSLRQPGSSIKVVNYAGALEDGFTAATRIVDAPISFPSVGGPTYNPVNYDGKFHGNVTVRTALASSFNIPAVKVLAAQGVPKMVAKGIEMGLTSWQNVDPGRFGLSMTLGSIEVPMTQMMVVYGDLANGGKQTQLNPFLEVKDSAGLVLESQAADPKPSNQVVKPGVAYIISNILSDNNARIPAFGPSSVLNIPGYTVAVKTGTTNELRDNWTFGYTPDYVVGTWVGNNDNTPMSGVASGITGASPIWHNIMTNLLTGQPTTSFVMPSDVTAVNLCPYTGTLACNSCQGQTEYFIKGSEPKTACSDEVIKKN; encoded by the coding sequence ATGGAAAAATTTATACGAATTCTCTGGAACTACTACTTAAAAATAGTAGAGGTTTTTTTAATATTAATTTTTAGCCCTATAAACTGGGGTATTTTGGCGTACTTAAAGCTTAAAAGAACGCTCCAAACTTCGATAAAATTGATGGTAAGGGAGATAGGAGTAATAAATAGTGTAATTTTGACAAGACTAATAGTATTAAAAAAGAGCATTGCTAAAAACGAAGCTGTCATTAAAGGCTATCTAGCGGATCGCCAGAAGAAACTAAAGTATAAAATAATTTGGGAATATAAAGATTTATTAGTTTCGGCTGCGGAACTTCAAGCCAAAATAAGAATCACAATTATAAATTTTATAAAACTTATAAAACGTATTATTAAGCGCCGACCTAAAGCAGCGCTTGCACCAAAACGGACCCAATTAGCAGTCAAAAAAGCCAATTTGACCATTCCAAACAACAAAGGACTGGCTGCCTATAAAATAACGGCCTCGATTTTGATTAGCATTTCGCTTATTTTAACTACCGCTAACGGCGCTTATGCTTTCTATCAGCTGATTCTGAAAGATTTACCGTCGCCGGAAACACTATCGACGAATCAACCGGATCTAACCACTAAGATACTCGATCGTAATGGCGTTCTGCTCTACAAAATTCACGGCCCCCAGAATCGAACCTGGATCACGCTTTCAGACATCCCAAAGACTTTAACTGAAGCCACGATTAGCATGGAAGACAAGGATTTTTACACCAACCCCGGTTTTAGCGTCAGCGGTATCGTCCGCGCCGCAGTGACCCAAGCCCGCGGCGGTGCCGTGCAAGGGGGCAGCACGATCACCCAGCAACTGGTGAAAAACGTCTTTTTAACGCCGGACCGAACCATTGTTCGCAAAACTAAGGAGCTAATCCTCGCAGTCGAGACTGAAAGACACTACAGCAAAGACCAAATTTTAGAGATGTATTTAAACATTAACGGCTATGGTGGCAGTAGTTACGGGGTTGAGGAAGCAGCTCAAGAATATTTTGGCATTTCGGCCCGCAATTTAGATCTGGCTCAAAGTGCTCTTTTAGCCGGTCTAACAGCCTCCCCTACTACCTACTCGCCTTTTGGAGTTCACCCTGAGATGGCCAAAGAGCGACAACGTCTCGTTCTGCAGCGGATGCTCGAAGACGGCAAAATCACTTACGACCAAATGGAGGCTGCGGTAAGTGAACCTCTGAATATTAAACCGCAGGTTGATCGCATTCTGGCCCCTCATTTTGTAATGTGGGTTAAACAACTATTAGTTGATAGGTACGGCGAAGACGTGGTAGACAAAGGAGGACTAACAGTGAAGACATCCCTTGACATTAATCTTCAAAATATGGTCCAAACCGAAGTTCAAACGCAGTTGGGGATCTTGAAGTTTGAGAATGTCACCAACGGGGCAGCGATGATCACCAAACCGGCGACCGGTGAAGTCTTAGCGATGGTGGGAAGTAGAGATTATTTTGATTTACAGCATGACGGCAATGTTAATGTCGCTTTGAGTCTTCGCCAGCCCGGCTCCTCTATAAAAGTAGTTAATTACGCCGGGGCTCTGGAAGATGGCTTTACGGCGGCCACTCGGATCGTTGACGCCCCGATTTCCTTTCCATCGGTGGGAGGACCGACTTATAATCCGGTCAATTATGACGGCAAATTCCACGGCAACGTTACTGTGCGAACGGCTCTGGCCTCCTCTTTTAACATTCCGGCCGTGAAAGTCCTGGCCGCTCAAGGAGTCCCTAAAATGGTCGCCAAGGGCATTGAAATGGGTTTAACTAGTTGGCAAAATGTGGACCCCGGCCGCTTCGGTTTGTCGATGACTCTGGGGAGCATTGAAGTCCCGATGACGCAAATGATGGTCGTTTATGGCGATTTAGCTAATGGTGGCAAGCAGACACAACTAAACCCATTTTTAGAAGTTAAAGATAGTGCAGGTCTAGTTTTAGAGTCACAGGCCGCTGACCCAAAGCCTTCGAACCAAGTCGTTAAGCCCGGCGTCGCTTATATTATAAGTAATATTCTGAGTGACAACAACGCCCGTATTCCCGCTTTTGGACCGAGCTCAGTCCTAAATATCCCAGGCTACACCGTTGCTGTAAAGACCGGCACCACCAATGAATTGCGTGACAACTGGACATTTGGTTATACGCCGGATTACGTAGTAGGAACTTGGGTTGGTAATAACGATAATACGCCGATGAGCGGGGTCGCCTCTGGCATTACTGGCGCCTCCCCGATTTGGCATAACATCATGACGAATTTATTGACAGGACAGCCCACGACTAGCTTTGTAATGCCCAGTGACGTGACCGCTGTCAATTTATGCCCCTACACCGGCACTTTGGCCTGTAATAGTTGCCAAGGACAAACAGAGTACTTTATTAAGGGAAGTGAACCAAAAACTGCCTGTTCGGATGAAGTGATTAAGAAAAATTAA